The DNA region CCGTTGGGCTTCTCGACCGCAGCGAGGCCGACGAGCTCGAACGCACCGTCAAAGAGTTTGCCGGCGCGTGACCTGAACGCGGCCGCGGGAGCTTCTCCTCGCAAGGAACCCCGAGGGACTCCTCCAACGCGCCACCCTCGCCCTCGGCCTCGTGCCGTGGCGACCGGGTCGTCCTCACCGTGCTCGGCCTCGAGACGTTCAGCGCGCGAAGAACGCCACGATGAGGGCCGCCAGCCGCTCGGGACGCGTCCAGTGCATCATGTGTCCGGCGTCGTCGATGACCGCGATCTCACGCGTGCGAAAGGCTCCCACGCGTTCGTCTTCATCGAGCGGGTGAAAACCCGTGGGGCCGCCGGAGACGATTAAGACGGGACACTGGATGGCCGCTGCGAAAGCTCGAAAAGCCGCCGCCTGGAACGGGTACGGCGAGCGAGCGCGATGGAGCGGATCGTAGGCCCAGACGTATCCCTCCCCGTCAGCGGGAGCCGTCACGGAGGCGCTCCGCGTGGGCGCGCAGCGTGGCGTCGTCGACGGTCGGGTGGCCCATGCGGAGACGAGACACCACCTCCTCGAGATCACGCATCGTGCGATGCCGCTCGCCACGGTATCGCCGCGTCGTCTCCACAAACTCGCGCATGCGGCGCGGGCCCTCGTCCAGCGGCGTGTCGGCGGGCCCGAGGCCCTCGAGCACCGCGAGCTTCTTCACGCGCTCGGGGTAGGTGCCGGCCAGCAAGGTCGCGACCGTACCGCCCATGGAATGGCCCACGACAAAGAGCGCTTCGTCGGGCCGAACCGATTCGCGGACCAGACCGTCGACGTCGGCGACGTAGTCGGGGAAGTAGAAGCTCGTCCCACTGGCAGCGCGGGGCGCGGCGCCGAAGCCTCGAAGGTCGGGCGCGAGGACGCGGTAGCCGGCTCCCGCGAGCACGTCGGCGACCTCGTCCCAGGACGACGCGACATCCATGAACCCGTGCAAGAGCAAGACCGCAGGTCCTCGACTTGGTGCCGACGGCGTCCACTCGACGACGTGATGCACCAGGCCGTTCACGGGGAACCGAGCGCTCTGCCTTCGCCATTCGTGAAGGGTAGCAACCCGCGACACTCGCACGCACATCCTTGGCTATCGGGCGCCCGTACCGGAGGACTCGGGCACCGCCGTGCTCGATGCGGGCTTCGACAGCGCCCGATCCGGAGGAGCCGATCCTCGGCGCGCGTCGCCCTCGTCCAACATCCAACACGCGAGACTTGGCTCGGCTCTCCCGCACCGCTATATCCGTCGCTTCGACGTCTGAGCCGCTTTTCTCGGCCTTGGCGGCGACGCGAGGACTCACGCATGTCGAGACGCACCATCACGCTCATCCCCGGCGACGGCATCGGCCCCGAGGTCGCGCAGGCCACGCAACGCGTGCTCGCCGCCGCCGGCGCGCTCGTCGACTGGGAGGTCCACGAGGCGGGTGCCGCCGTCGCCGAGAAGCGCGGGACGACGCTGCCCGAAGACGTCCTTGAGGCCTGCAAGCGCAACCAAGTCTCGCTGAAGGGCCCCATCGGGACGCCCATCGGCAAGGGCTTCAAGAGCGTCAACGTGACGCTTCGCCAGACGCTGGACCTCTACGCCAACCTCCGGCCCGTCCGGAGCCTGCCGGGCCTCGAGCCACGCTTCCCGGGCACAGACATCGTCATCGTTCGCGAGAACACCGAAGACCTCTACGCCGGCCTCGAGCTGATGATCCTTCCCGGTGTGGCCCAGTCCATCAAGCTCATCACGGAGCGCGGCTGCACGCGCATCTGTGAGTTTGCCTTCGCCTATGCCGAACGCATGGGCCGCAAGCGCGTCACGGTGGTCCACAAGGCCAACATCATGAAGCTGTCGGACGGCCTCTTGCTCGATTGCTTCCGCAAAGTCGCGACCCGGTACCCGCGCATCGAGCCCGCCGAGATCATCGTGGATGCGTGCGCACTGCAAATGATCAAAAACGCCAACAAGCTCGACGTCATCGTCACCGAGAACCTCTACGGCGACATCTTGAGCGACCTCGGCGCGGGTCTCGTGGGCGGCTTGGGCATCGTTCCCGGCGCCAACATCGGCGAGAAGTACGCGGTCTTCGAGGCCGTCCACGGCAGCGCGCCGGACATCGCCGGCAAGGGCGTCGCCAACCCGACGGCCGTCATTCAGAGCGCCGTCATGATGCTCCACCACATCGGCCAGTCGCCCGTCGCCGACAAGATCGCCTCCGCCATCACCACGGTCTACGAGCGCGGCGAGGTGCGCACCGGCGATCTCGGCGGCTCCGCCACGACGGCGCAGTTTACCGATGCGCTCTGCAAGCTCGTGAGCTGACGCCGGCCCACGGCGCCGGATGTCGTTCGTCCCTTGCGGGTGACGCTGGGAAGCCACACCTCGCGCCGTTCACGGAGCCGCGCCGGACGCTGCAAAGCGCCCTGAAATGCCCGCTGCGCGGTTGGCTTGGGCCTTGCTTCACCGTGGGCGTGCGCTCCCTCCTCCTGGCGACGGTCCTCGCGAGCTGCTTGACGCAAACACTGCCGGCAGCGGCCGGCGGCTCCCTTGAGAACATCAAGAAGTCGCACGCGCCTTCCGGCTCTTCGTCATCGTCCTCGTCCTCGTCCTCGTCCTCGTCATCGTCGAGTTCGTCGTCGAGTTCGTCGTCGGGCTCGTCGTCTTCGTGGTCGTCCTCGTCCGATTCCTCGAGCGCTTCGGGCGAGGTGGCGGGAGTCATCGCGTACGGTCTGATCCGAGCCATCGTCGCTCCCGTTGTCGTCACCAATTCAAGAGAGACCCCGTCCGGCGAGCGCGAGTGGTACCAGCCGGCGCGAGACCCCTATGCTGGCGAGAAAGGCGGCGCGTACACACGAATCGACGGAGAGGATGCGCCCCCGGGCCGGTGGATCGAGGTCGGCACCGACGGTACGGCCTTCGCGGCCGGCATCTTCGCCCAGCGTGCGCAGGCCAGCCTCTCGCTCAGCTCGGTCCGCATCGAGGGGCAATTCATGCGCCTCTGGGAGCCCGACGCCACGAAGGTGAGCACCCTCGACTACTACTCGGTCAACGCGGGCCTCAGCCTCTTCGGGTCGTCGCGCTTGCCCGCCGAGCTCGTGTTGAAGGTCGGCGCGTCGGGCATCTCGGGCGCCAGCGGCGTCGGCTACGGCTTCGACACGAGGATCTACCCCGCTCGTCCTGTCGTTGTGTATGGCGCCCTCGACATGACCTCGTTCTCCGATGGGCCGCCCCTCGTCATGGCGCGCCTTGGTCCGGGCCTGGTGATGGACCGGTACGAAGTGAAGCTCTTCGCCACGTTGATGCACCAGGCCGATGCGGTGACGACGGTTGGCCCCAGCGTCTCGATGGCGATGCGGTTCTGAGCGCGCGCAAGCGCACACATGGCCGCACGTCCGTGGGAGCCCGCATCGTCGGAATACCGAGCGCGACGCGAGCGTATGCTTCCCTGGTGCCCGAGGTTCCGCCGTTCCGCTCCCTCAGGCTGATCCCGCGGCTCAACATCCTGGCGGTGGCGCTGTCGCTGTCGGCCTGCACGGCAGCGGTGTTCGGCGTTCTTGTACCCGATGTTCCCAGCGCCGCCACCGGCGGCCCCACGCTCTTCGCAGGCCTCCTTTGGGCGTGGCTCCTCCGAACCTCCCGGACAGCGTTTGGGACGAAGGTGCGCGTCGGATGGCTCGCGTCGGTTCCTCTCGCCATCCTCAACACGGCGGCCGCCTGCGCGTGGGCGGCCGCCGCTCGCGGCGCCACGTGGGCCACGGTGATGGAAAACGCTCCGAGTGCCTTCCTCTTCATCGCCGTCTTCGGGTCGATCGTTTGGGTCCCCGCGCTCCTGTGCACGCTCGCGTGTTTCGGCCTGCCTATCGCGTGGGCCCAGTCCCTCGCGAAGAAAGGGCTCTCTGGCGCTGAGCGGGGGGAGGCCATCGTGGCCGGAGCGTGCGCGACACTCTCAACGCTGGCGCTCGCCCTGATGACGCGGGCCCCGTCGTTCCACGACCGCCCCCCCACCCTCTGGGTCGGGCTGGGCGGCGCGGTGCTGGGGCTCGTCGCTGCGACGCTCGCGGTGCGTCGCGAGCGCGAGCGCGCTCGCTTCGTGGAGTGCGTCGCGCGTGGTGAGGTGGTGGGGTACCGCGTGGACGAGACGAGCGAAGGCAGGGCTTTGGTCCGCGTCTCCGAGCAAGGCACGGTGGCCTATCGCGTCGCCGACTACCGAGAAGCCATCTGTTTGCTAGACGAGGACGGGCGAGCCACCGAGACGCGGCACACACGTTGACGGTCCCGGGGACGACGCTAGCGCGAAGCGCGTAGACGTGTTTGCCTCCGCGATGAGGTGAACGCGATGAGGACCTTCCTTCGGCGAATCGGCGTCCCGATGCTTGCCACCGTGTCGCTCGTCGCGTGCGGCGGGACGACCAGCACGGGGACCGGCACGGGGCCCAGCGATGGCGGCACCGGGAGCGACGCGCCGACGGCGCTGGGCGACGCGTCGAGCACCGCGGCGTCGTGCCCGCCCACACCGCCGTCGGCGAACGAGTCATGCGCCCGCAAGGGGCTCGTCTGCGAATTCGGCGACGATCCGCGCGCGTCCTGCCACACCCTCGCGACCTGCGGCGACACTGGCAAGTGGGAAGTCACGTCGCCCAAGTGTCAGGCGCTCCCCATCGCGAAGTGCCCCGCCTCGAGGCAAGCGGCGCAAGGGCAAAGCTGCACGCCCGAGTCGG from Myxococcales bacterium includes:
- a CDS encoding alpha/beta hydrolase, giving the protein MTAPADGEGYVWAYDPLHRARSPYPFQAAAFRAFAAAIQCPVLIVSGGPTGFHPLDEDERVGAFRTREIAVIDDAGHMMHWTRPERLAALIVAFFAR
- a CDS encoding alpha/beta hydrolase; this translates as MNGLVHHVVEWTPSAPSRGPAVLLLHGFMDVASSWDEVADVLAGAGYRVLAPDLRGFGAAPRAASGTSFYFPDYVADVDGLVRESVRPDEALFVVGHSMGGTVATLLAGTYPERVKKLAVLEGLGPADTPLDEGPRRMREFVETTRRYRGERHRTMRDLEEVVSRLRMGHPTVDDATLRAHAERLRDGSR
- a CDS encoding isocitrate/isopropylmalate dehydrogenase family protein; translated protein: MSRRTITLIPGDGIGPEVAQATQRVLAAAGALVDWEVHEAGAAVAEKRGTTLPEDVLEACKRNQVSLKGPIGTPIGKGFKSVNVTLRQTLDLYANLRPVRSLPGLEPRFPGTDIVIVRENTEDLYAGLELMILPGVAQSIKLITERGCTRICEFAFAYAERMGRKRVTVVHKANIMKLSDGLLLDCFRKVATRYPRIEPAEIIVDACALQMIKNANKLDVIVTENLYGDILSDLGAGLVGGLGIVPGANIGEKYAVFEAVHGSAPDIAGKGVANPTAVIQSAVMMLHHIGQSPVADKIASAITTVYERGEVRTGDLGGSATTAQFTDALCKLVS